DNA from Sulfurimonas xiamenensis:
AAAAATACCTAGGGCTGCTTTTTTAACATCAGGGTGATTTTTGAGTGTTTTATCGATGCATTCATCAACACTAACTACTTTAGCACTAAGTACAAAAACAAAGATATAGAAGTATACAAATAAAATTTTTATCACATTGAAATCCTTTTATTACATCTAAAAATGTAATGTGTATTATATTTTTTAGATGTGAAATTAGTGTGAAACTTTTTAATTATATACTATATACTATATACTATTTTTTAAAAAATAAAATAAATTAGCACTATCAAAAGATGCAAGAAATAAAAATATTGCAACTCTTACATCAATTTCAGTTTTATTTCTCTACAATATAAAAAAAATATAATAAATGGTGTTTTATGAGAATAGATAAATTTTTAAATTCGGTAAATATTACAAAAAGAAGATCCATATCGCAGGATATGATAGAAAATGGTGTTGTTCTTATAAATGATGCGGTAGCAAAAGCAAGTAAAAATGTTGCTGTCGGAGATATTATTACTATAAATTATCTAAACTTTACAAAAAAATACAAAATACTTCAAATTCCTCAGAGTAAATCAACGCCAAAAAGTCTTCAAGAAGAGTATGTTAAGGAGATTTCATGAACTACGAAGAGGCTAAAAAACTATTTACCTCGCTTTTTAAGCATGAGATGAGTGATAATGAGATTAGAGAATTTTTACTGAGCGTAAAACTTGATGAAAATACTGAAGGTGAAACTATTGCAGCAGCAGCTGAAGTTATGCGCTCATTTGCGATAGAGCTCCCCATATCTGATGATCTGCGCTCAAAAGTTATAGATATTGTCGGAACAGGAGGAGATAAGATAGGAAGTTTTAACATCTCTTCAACCGTTTCTATTGTAGCTGCTTCATGCGGCAGCATGGTTGCAAAGCATGGCAGCCGTTCTGTTACTTCAAAATCCGGCAGCGCAGATATGTTTGAAGAACTTGGTGTGAGACTTGATTTAGGTATAAAAAACAGTGCAAAACTTCTTGAAGAGTCAGGCTTTACTTTTATGTTTGCACAGACGCATCATCCTGCTATGAAATTTATTATGCCTGTTCGAAGAACTATACCCGATAAAACAATTTTTAATATTTTAGGTCCGCTTACAAATCCCGCAGGAGCGAAAAAATCACTTTTAGGCGTTTTTAATAAATCCTTTGTTCCAAAAATAGCAGAGGCTCTTCGTATAAACGGGGCTACCTCTACCATCGTTGTAAGTTCAAAAGAGGGTATGGATGAGATAAGCATAAGCGATATTACTTACGCTTCACAGCTGTGTGACGGAGTTGTGCATGAGTTTGTTATAGACGCTCAAGAGTATGGCATTAAAAGAGTTCCCTTAAAAGCTATTGTTGGTGGAGATTCAAAAGAAAATGCAAAAATTTTGTATAATATTCTTGATGGAAAATCAACGGATGCACAAAGGGATATTGTACTTATAAATACTGCTTGTGCTCTTATGGTTGATGGCTTGGCGCGTGATCTTCAAGATGGAATGGAAATGGCAAGAATGGCCATAAGAACAGGAAAAGCTAAAGAAAAACTTAAACAAATTATTGAGATATCAAATAAATTATGAAAAAATATATACTAAGTTTAGATGAACTTGATGTTTTAATAGAAGATATAGATAAAAATTTTAAAAACGGTGTCATTATTTTGCGTGGAGATTTGGCGGCGGGCAAAACTACTTTTGTAAAAAAAATGGTTAAATTTTTAGAAATTGATGAAGAGGTGACTTCGCCTACATTTTCTCTTCAGCACTGCTATGGAGATAGAATTTTTCATTATGATATGTACAATCACGGATTAGAACATTTTATCTCTTTGGGTATGCTTGAAGAGTTAGAAAAAGATGGTCTTCATTTTGTAGAGTGGGGTGATGATGCGCTGGCAAACATATTGGATTCTGCCGGAATAAAGACTATAACAATAAACATAAAAAAAATTTCTAACGATAAAAGAGAGTACACAGTATGCACACATTAAAAGCGGTGAATTTAAAAAAGAAAATAAAAGATTTAGAGATAGTAAAAGGTATGAGCTTAGAAGTTAAAAGTGGTGAAGTTGTTGGACTTTTAGGTCCAAATGGAGCAGGAAAAACAACAACATTTTATATGATTTGCGGACTTGTTGAAGCAAGCGGCGGTGAGGTTTTTTTTGATGATGAAAATCTCTCAGGAATGCCACTGCATCAAAGAGCTTTAAAAGGCATAGGTTATCTTCCGCAAGAGGCTTCTATATTTAAAGATTTGAGTGTAGAAGATAATCTTTTAATAGCTGCAGAAGTAAAAATAAAAGATAAAAAAGCTCAAGAAAAAAGGATTTTAGAACTGCTTGATATGTTTAACATAGAACCGATTCGTTATCGTAAGGGAATTAGTTTAAGCGGAGGAGAGAGACGCCGTGTTGAAATTGCAAGAGCTTTGGTTAATTCGCCTAAATTTTTACTTTTAGATGAGCCTTTCGCCGGAGTTGACCCAATAGCGGTTATGGACATACAAATAGTTATCAAACAACTTGTATCATATGATATCGGTGTTTTAATCACCGATCATAATGTTCGTGAAACATTGGATGTCTGCGATAGAGCATATGTGATAAAATCAGGCTCTCTTTTAGCGAGCGGAACGAGTCTAGAGATAGGTCAAAATCCTGATGTTCGTAAGCACTATCTGGGCGCAGAATTTAAGCTATAAAAAAAATTTTAAGAGTATGGCTTTAGGTGAATGATATATATATTAAGCGACTTCTCGATTTAGAAGTTGCTAAACGCAATTGTGACGGCGAACTTTGTGAGGAGCGATTAGATCCGATAATGATTGCACGGCGTTATAAAGATCCGACTATTTCATTAATTTGTGCTCTTTTTGCTTATGGAAATGTAAAACAGATTATTAAATTTTTAAATTCTCTTGATTTTTCTCTTTTGCAAAAAAGTGATGATGAGATAAGAGATGCTTTAAAAAATCACTACTATAGATTTCAAAAGAGTGAAGATATAACAGTTTTATTTATAGCACTAAAAAGACTCAATAAAAAAAACACTCTTGAAGAAATTTTTAAAATTGGTTATAAAAAAAATAAAAGTGCTGTTGAAGGTGTTAATGAACTTATAAAAACATTGCAAAATG
Protein-coding regions in this window:
- a CDS encoding RNA-binding S4 domain-containing protein — encoded protein: MRIDKFLNSVNITKRRSISQDMIENGVVLINDAVAKASKNVAVGDIITINYLNFTKKYKILQIPQSKSTPKSLQEEYVKEIS
- the trpD gene encoding anthranilate phosphoribosyltransferase, which gives rise to MNYEEAKKLFTSLFKHEMSDNEIREFLLSVKLDENTEGETIAAAAEVMRSFAIELPISDDLRSKVIDIVGTGGDKIGSFNISSTVSIVAASCGSMVAKHGSRSVTSKSGSADMFEELGVRLDLGIKNSAKLLEESGFTFMFAQTHHPAMKFIMPVRRTIPDKTIFNILGPLTNPAGAKKSLLGVFNKSFVPKIAEALRINGATSTIVVSSKEGMDEISISDITYASQLCDGVVHEFVIDAQEYGIKRVPLKAIVGGDSKENAKILYNILDGKSTDAQRDIVLINTACALMVDGLARDLQDGMEMARMAIRTGKAKEKLKQIIEISNKL
- the tsaE gene encoding tRNA (adenosine(37)-N6)-threonylcarbamoyltransferase complex ATPase subunit type 1 TsaE; the encoded protein is MKKYILSLDELDVLIEDIDKNFKNGVIILRGDLAAGKTTFVKKMVKFLEIDEEVTSPTFSLQHCYGDRIFHYDMYNHGLEHFISLGMLEELEKDGLHFVEWGDDALANILDSAGIKTITINIKKISNDKREYTVCTH
- a CDS encoding TIGR02757 family protein, yielding MNDIYIKRLLDLEVAKRNCDGELCEERLDPIMIARRYKDPTISLICALFAYGNVKQIIKFLNSLDFSLLQKSDDEIRDALKNHYYRFQKSEDITVLFIALKRLNKKNTLEEIFKIGYKKNKSAVEGVNELIKTLQNVYPYNSQGYNFLISNITTKTKGAGALKRWMMYLRWMVRADAIDMGLWRGIDRADLIVPLDTHTFTVSKKLGLLKRKSYDLQAAIELTLKLKTFDNSDPLKYDFALYRIGQEKLLFK
- the lptB gene encoding LPS export ABC transporter ATP-binding protein, with translation MHTLKAVNLKKKIKDLEIVKGMSLEVKSGEVVGLLGPNGAGKTTTFYMICGLVEASGGEVFFDDENLSGMPLHQRALKGIGYLPQEASIFKDLSVEDNLLIAAEVKIKDKKAQEKRILELLDMFNIEPIRYRKGISLSGGERRRVEIARALVNSPKFLLLDEPFAGVDPIAVMDIQIVIKQLVSYDIGVLITDHNVRETLDVCDRAYVIKSGSLLASGTSLEIGQNPDVRKHYLGAEFKL